From Caballeronia insecticola, a single genomic window includes:
- the rplC gene encoding 50S ribosomal protein L3 — protein MSLGLVGRKVGMTRIFTPEGDSIPVTVLDVSDNRVTQIKTVETDGYTAVQVAFGARRASRVTKPLAGHLAKAGVQAGEILKEFHIDSAKAGDLSNGAVIGTDIFEVGQKVDVQGTSIGKGYAGTIKRYNFASGRASHGNSRSHNVPGSIGMAQDPGRVFPGKRMTGHLGDETVTVQNLEIARIDAERNLLLVRGAVPGAKGGKVFVTPAVKTRAVKGAK, from the coding sequence ATGAGCCTTGGACTCGTAGGTCGCAAGGTTGGCATGACCCGTATCTTCACGCCTGAAGGGGACTCGATCCCCGTCACCGTGCTGGACGTGTCGGACAACCGCGTGACGCAGATCAAGACCGTTGAAACGGATGGTTATACCGCCGTTCAGGTTGCATTCGGTGCTCGCCGCGCATCGCGCGTGACGAAGCCGTTGGCGGGTCACCTCGCCAAAGCCGGCGTTCAAGCCGGTGAAATCCTCAAGGAATTCCATATCGATTCGGCCAAGGCAGGTGATCTGTCGAACGGCGCCGTGATCGGTACGGACATTTTCGAAGTCGGCCAGAAGGTTGATGTGCAAGGCACGTCGATCGGTAAGGGCTACGCCGGTACCATCAAGCGTTACAACTTCGCTTCCGGCCGTGCATCGCACGGTAACTCGCGTTCGCACAACGTTCCGGGTTCGATCGGTATGGCGCAAGATCCGGGTCGTGTGTTCCCGGGTAAGCGCATGACGGGTCACCTCGGTGACGAAACCGTGACCGTGCAGAATCTCGAAATCGCCCGCATCGACGCCGAGCGCAATCTGCTGCTCGTCCGCGGCGCTGTCCCCGGTGCGAAGGGCGGCAAGGTCTTCGTGACCCCGGCCGTCAAGACGCGTGCTGTGAAAGGAGCGAAATAA
- the rpsJ gene encoding 30S ribosomal protein S10: protein MQNQKIRIRLKAFDYRLIDQSAAEIVDTAKRTGAIVRGPVPLPTRIQRFDILRSPHVNKTSRDQLEIRTHQRLMDIVDPTDKTVDALMKLDLPAGVDVEIKLQ, encoded by the coding sequence ATGCAGAACCAGAAAATCCGCATTCGTCTGAAGGCTTTCGACTATCGCCTGATCGATCAATCGGCAGCCGAGATCGTCGATACGGCGAAGCGGACTGGCGCAATCGTCCGTGGCCCGGTGCCGCTGCCGACGCGTATTCAGCGTTTTGACATCCTGCGTTCGCCGCACGTCAACAAGACGTCGCGCGACCAGCTCGAAATCCGTACTCACCAGCGTCTGATGGACATCGTCGATCCGACGGACAAGACCGTCGACGCGCTGATGAAGCTCGATCTGCCGGCTGGCGTTGACGTCGAGATCAAACTGCAGTAA